Part of the Venturia canescens isolate UGA chromosome 2, ASM1945775v1, whole genome shotgun sequence genome is shown below.
cattcaTAATTTCATATTCTCTCCAACATATATTTGATCTGCATGCCATATCAGATATTTTGCAAGTGAATAATATCTATGGAGGAcagttttttatctttctggaataaaaaacaaggtcaatttacttttttatctTACTGAGCATCTAATTTGAGTATTGATTCATAGAAATATATTAATCATGAGCCCCTATTCTaaaattgcttttttgaaaaaacaatccaATTCGAAATACTTGAATGTATTAAATGGATAATAgattatgaaaatattacAGACTTTTTTAGTTTCATTATGAATATATTGCAGGCCTTTTTAGTTTCAGTCAATCGAAGAATAATCAACAATGCGCCTTATAATTTGTGACTCCATTGATGACGTAGCTGCATGGTCGGCAAAATATGTTGTCAAGAAAATCAATGATTTTCAGcctaatgaaaataaatattttgtcctTGGATTACCAACTGGTAAGAATATTCTACTTTCTGTAAGCGTTTGCTTTAATTAGTGGTATATGCCGTTTGCTGTAAATTCACCACTTTTTTCATATGGATCGTTGCCATTTGCTATTCCTATTTTGTTTGCATATGCAAAGTACTTTGTTTCAGGCTACAAGGATTTTcagcttcaattttttatacccatatttttattccataaTAATTCAAGTACTGGGTGgtatagaaaaattttttacaagttCGGTCGTAGAAGAAAAGtcttaaaaattcaataaaaaaattatgaaaaattagtttccaaataattagaaaaatagtttctaaaataattaatGTCCATTTCTAGACATACCTCCACATAGCAATTTGAATGTATGGATTCTTATTACAGGTAGTACTCCACTGGGAATGTATAAAAAGTTGATCGAATATTATAGAGCTGGAAAAGTGTCGTTTAGATTCGTGAAAACTTTTAACATGGATGAGTACGTTGATTTAGCACGCGATCATCCAGAGTCTTATCATTATTATATGTACAACAGTTTCTTAAAGCATATAGACATTGAGCCAAAAAACGTTCATATATTGGACGGTAATGCAGAAGATCTTGTTCTGGAATGTAATAAATTTGAGGATCAAATAAAGGAAGCTGGAGGTATTGATTTGTTCATTGGTGGGATTGGACCCGACGGTCACATTGCTTTCAATGAGCCAGGTTCTTCTCTTGCTTCGAGAACACGAGTTAAAACTTTGGCCCAGGACACCCTTGAAGCAAATgcacgattttttggtaatgaCATCGAGAAAGTTCCAAAACAGGCATTGACCGTTGGCGTTGGGACTGTTATGGATGCCAAAGAAGTCATGATCCTCATTACTGGATCCCACAAGGCTTTTGCTCTCTATAAAGCCGTTGAGGAAGGCGTCAATCATATGTGGACTGTTTCAGCTTTTCAACAACATCCCAGAACTCTGTTTATATGCGACGAGGATGCGACTCTCGAATTACGTGTCAAAACGGTCAAATACTTTaaggtaaaaaaatcatcacaatttTGTCGCGAACTCGTAACAAAAGTTTTTGATAAATTACGtgaatttataaattaaaaagtcattttGAAGGACGCTCAAATCGTGCGAAAGAAATAATTGTATTTAACGGCCATAGTATACTAtataatttttctgaattcagTTACAATCATGCATGCATTACAATCATTCAGTTACAATCTAGTGCATGTAACGGAAGAGAACATGATCTCCACAAAAACTATTGACTTTGTTTATTTGATGTGTATcagattgtttttttatttagtgcTTATTTCGAACGCATTAATTTTGATCGGAAAAAATTAATCTGCTTATCAGTCGACTTGTATTCAAGTTTGATGTTGGAATTTCTAGGTTCCCAATTCTATTCGAAGCGTAGAAAATCTTAggaatattaaaatattcaaatgaaaatgtgtATTCCCTTAGGCACTCAGCGAAGTTCATCGCAAATTGATCGAAGAGGATGGGCAGGCTATACCTCGCCGCGTTTTGAATGCCTCATAAAATGGTTGTTACTTCTGCAGTACAATTATTTTGTGCTTTTCATTGAgtaaatacaaaaaagttttgacGGTTTTGGGCGttgcatatttatatatttctgTCAAGTAAAAAAAGCAATATCCGTTCATCGCTTGTTTCAATCAGGTATTCATTTGGTCAAATTATTTTATGTTTCAGAGCTTGTGGGATATTCACTGCAAACTGATCCAAGACGATGGTCCAACGCCATGAAATTGATATCTCGTAATTTGTGTCCGAACTTCTCGTATCATTTGTGTGCAAGACATTgttaatgcatttttttatcctataaatttataataattggCCAGCTACGATAGCATGAATTTTATACATAtgacgaataataaataatattttcacacTTTCAATACTTAACTaacacaaataaatatttatatatatttttttgtccgtTCATTGACTTAATTTAAAATGCCCCCTTATGCCCCCACTGAACCGAATAATTCTATCGCCACATATTTCTCCTGTGTCTCTGATAAAGCTTTTCTTCCAAGAAACATAGAGCTTATCctgtgaaaataaatgatgaaTCTGACGAAATCTGTGATACGAATGAAAACGGACTTATCATGTGGTTAGTAAcgcgatgaatttcaatacAAAATTTCCTTGTGATATCAAATCTCATGCTGGCTCGGTCTGCACAGTCTTGTTGTCTACCGGTGGTCCAGGATTCAGAGAACCGTACTTATTCGCAATGTTGACAACTTCCCGGAGCACTTTATTCTCTTCCGCTAACcttgaataattttctttataCTTGAGCTCACTCTCTTCGTCCAAAGCTGCAGCAACCCGCATGACTGTTGccatttcgttgattttctctGCCTGACTTGTTATAATCTGTTGATTACATTAAGTTTTGAAAGAGTTATTTACATTCTtgtaactatttttttttatattattcgaaagatgttccctcaattgaatttttttttctataaatcatttttaatgaaattaaattgaattcaatttcaaataaattttttttatttgtaaaaGTGTATTGAAACAATAATGGTAAAGAAACTTTGATCCAATGCTTCAATTTGACAaagcaaaaaattttcaataatcactatttcttcatttctAGGTACAAATATGCCCTACAAAGTTACATTATGaggtattgaaaaatatatattttctgtttgaactttcaaaaaaCAAAGAACATGATGAAAAGTTAATGCAAATTATCCAGTTATTCAAAGATCGAATTTGAATTAAGCCTTACATTAGCATATCTGGAATTACGTAGAGCAGAAACGTCGGGTCTGCTTTTGCGTATCAGAGATGCAGTTTGTTGTCTATACTTGGACATAATCAATTCAAGAGCATTTTGATGATCCTCCAATGCATTTCTTAGCTCTTTGTTCTCCGCTTGAACTTCTCTGAGATGTCGAGTTTCCTGTTGTATACCAGCGATCAGAGCATTATGAGGTCTTTGTTTAGCCTCTGTATTAAGGAGATCAACTTCTTCCTGATACTGTTTCATGTCGTCAATTTGATTACACACAGACTGAATCTCGCTGATCAAATTGTCCGCAGTGTTTTCATGATCGGATATTCGACCAACGAGTTTTTTGGCATCGCATATTATTTGTTGAAATGTAAGTGACATTTCtgatcgaaggaaaaaaaaaacaaaaaacgagcaATTTCGGTCAAAATTCGAACTTGAGCGTCCGGAGGATACACTTATTTCCCACTAGCACAAACAA
Proteins encoded:
- the Oscillin gene encoding glucosamine-6-phosphate isomerase isoform X3 — its product is MRLIICDSIDDVAAWSAKYVVKKINDFQPNENKYFVLGLPTGSTPLGMYKKLIEYYRAGKVSFRFVKTFNMDEYVDLARDHPESYHYYMYNSFLKHIDIEPKNVHILDGNAEDLVLECNKFEDQIKEAGGIDLFIGGIGPDGHIAFNEPGSSLASRTRVKTLAQDTLEANARFFGNDIEKVPKQALTVGVGTVMDAKEVMILITGSHKAFALYKAVEEGVNHMWTVSAFQQHPRTLFICDEDATLELRVKTVKYFKSLWDIHCKLIQDDGPTP
- the Oscillin gene encoding glucosamine-6-phosphate isomerase isoform X2, producing the protein MRLIICDSIDDVAAWSAKYVVKKINDFQPNENKYFVLGLPTGSTPLGMYKKLIEYYRAGKVSFRFVKTFNMDEYVDLARDHPESYHYYMYNSFLKHIDIEPKNVHILDGNAEDLVLECNKFEDQIKEAGGIDLFIGGIGPDGHIAFNEPGSSLASRTRVKTLAQDTLEANARFFGNDIEKVPKQALTVGVGTVMDAKEVMILITGSHKAFALYKAVEEGVNHMWTVSAFQQHPRTLFICDEDATLELRVKTVKYFKALSEVHRKLIEEDGQAIPRRVLNAS
- the LOC122407045 gene encoding FGFR1 oncogene partner 2 homolog, with the protein product MSLTFQQIICDAKKLVGRISDHENTADNLISEIQSVCNQIDDMKQYQEEVDLLNTEAKQRPHNALIAGIQQETRHLREVQAENKELRNALEDHQNALELIMSKYRQQTASLIRKSRPDVSALRNSRYANIITSQAEKINEMATVMRVAAALDEESELKYKENYSRLAEENKVLREVVNIANKYGSLNPGPPVDNKTVQTEPA